Genomic segment of Arachis hypogaea cultivar Tifrunner chromosome 11, arahy.Tifrunner.gnm2.J5K5, whole genome shotgun sequence:
TGTGTTGTTTGATAATGGTtgagttttgattatggttgataATGGTTGATATTTGGTTGAATACTTGAATCTGATGCGGATTTAGAAATTGTTTGCTGTTTTTTATGTGGTTTGCTAATGGTTGATGAACCTAGTTCATATAAACAATTTACATTTGCTTTTATTTCAGAAAATATGAATTCTGAAACTGTGAGTAACCTTGTTACTACTGGAGCTGGTTCTAAGGCTGCTCCAGTCGAGGCTGATGAACCTAGTTCGAAAAGGCTGAGAACAGCAACCTccgatgtttggaattttttcaaAAAGCTCGGTCCAGATAAGGATGGAGTAGAACGTGCTGAGTGTAAAGGATGCAAGAAGGTGTTTAAAGCTGGAGGTAAGCGATATGACACTTCTACTATAAAACGGCATCTTGATAGTTGTACTCAAATTAAGCATGAAGATATTGGTCAGACTATAGCAGAATTGCAACTTAAAATGGGTTCACTTAAGATTGATTCAGGAGTGGCTAGAGATATGTTTGCTGGGTATGTAGTTGCTGGGGATAAGCCTTTTAATATGGTTGATGATAGGAGATTTAGAAATTGGGTGAAATATATTAGTCAAACTTTGAAACTTCCTTCTAGGAATACGGTTAAGGCTGACATAGTGAAAGTTCACAAGAGAGAAGCTgcgaaacttaaaaaaaaattagtttccaTTCCAAATAGAATTTGCTTAACATCTGATTTTTGGACTTCCAGTaccaatgaggggtttatatattTGACTGCACATTTTGTTGATGAGAACTGGAAATTACAGAGTAAAATTCTCAATTTTTGTCATATGCCTCCTCTTCACATAGGATTTGAGTTGTCTTCTAAAATCTTTACGCTTTTGACTGAGTGGAAAattgataaaaagattttttccaTTACTTTGGATAATGCTTCTTCTAATGATACTTGTATTGAACACTTGAAAAGTACTTTGGATgtgcttggttcattgttgtgtgGTGGTGAATTCTTTCATGTTCGTTGCTCTGctcatattttaaatcttattgtCCAAGATGGAATGAATATATGTGATGATGCAGTGTATAAGATTAGAGAGTCTATTAAGTTTCTGAGAAAATCTGAAAGTCAAATGGTTAAGTTTAAAGAATGTTTTGAAgatattgagggacttgagtataCGACTGCATTATGTTTAGATGTTCCTACTAGGTGGAATTCACTTTATGCAATGCTTGCAAGTGCTATTCCTTATAAAAAAGCTTTTGaaatatataaagtaaaagaagttGGGTTTAGGGAGTATTGTCCTTCATCAGATGAGTGGAGAAGAACTGAAAAGATATGTGATTTCTTGTTACCATTTTACAAAACTACCAAGTTGATGTCTGGAACTTCTTACCCAACATCCAACTTGTATTTTTTACAAGTTTGGCAAATCCAGCTTATTTTAATGAATAGTTTGAAGAATGATGAAGTGCTTATAAGGAACATGGGAGAAAAAATGATGATTAAGTTCAAGAAATATTGGGAAGAATACAGTGTTGTTCTTGCATTTGGGGCAGTTCTTGATCCTAGATTTAAACTCAACACTTTGGTTCATTGCTATAATGAGATTGATCCTATTGGTGCTAAAGACAAAGTGGAGCATGTGAAGAGTAAGTTATACAAATTTTTTGAGGTTTATGACCAAAATTCCTCTACAACTGTAGAGAGTTCTTCCCAACTTTCAAGTAATTTTTCTCAAGCAACATCTTTTGCAATTGGAACTCAGCTTATTAAAATTATTGGTGTAAGTATTTTTATCTACTtggttatatgtattttttattttttatgctttttgaTTCATATATTGTTTGTAATGTAAAGGATTTGATGTCCCGTAATCAAGAAGCTGAAGTGAAAAGTGGAAAGAACCAACTGGATATTTATTTGAGTGAGGCAACATTATTTTGCAATGATGCAATCATTGATGTTTTGCAATGGTGGAAAGACAACTATCATCATTTTCCAACACTATCACTAATGGCACGAGATTTGTTGAGCATTCCTATTACTACCGTGGCTTCAGAATTTGCATTTAGCATGGGTTCTCATGTTTTGAATAAATATAGAAGTCGTTTGTTGTCAGATAATGTTGAAGCGGTGATTTGCACCAAAAATTAGATACGTAGATATGATGATTTTGGTATATTATATTTATGACATACATACTTGAGTAATTTTGGACATTATTATGTACTATTttgctaatatatttatttacttttttctagAGGAAGATAAAGATCAGGAAGATATTGCAAAAGGAGAAGGCTATTCTTCAGGAGTTGGTTCCAATGATGTTATTGACTtacatgaagatgaagatgaaaattaagtgtattgaattaagtttaatttgctttgaagactatttataattatgtttttggattttggattatatatttattttgtctaTGGGACTATTTATAACTATGTTTTTGTATTTTGGAtaattggattatgtttatttattttgaagactatttatatttaatatttgtatttatattgatttaaatagaAGATATTAGATATGtccttataaatataaaaa
This window contains:
- the LOC140176227 gene encoding zinc finger BED domain-containing protein RICESLEEPER 2-like; translation: MNSETVSNLVTTGAGSKAAPVEADEPSSKRLRTATSDVWNFFKKLGPDKDGVERAECKGCKKVFKAGGKRYDTSTIKRHLDSCTQIKHEDIGQTIAELQLKMGSLKIDSGVARDMFAGYVVAGDKPFNMVDDRRFRNWVKYISQTLKLPSRNTVKADIVKVHKREAAKLKKKLVSIPNRICLTSDFWTSSTNEGFIYLTAHFVDENWKLQSKILNFCHMPPLHIGFELSSKIFTLLTEWKIDKKIFSITLDNASSNDTCIEHLKSTLDVLGSLLCGGEFFHVRCSAHILNLIVQDGMNICDDAVYKIRESIKFLRKSESQMVKFKECFEDIEGLEYTTALCLDVPTRWNSLYAMLASAIPYKKAFEIYKVKEVGFREYCPSSDEWRRTEKICDFLLPFYKTTKLMSGTSYPTSNLYFLQVWQIQLILMNSLKNDEVLIRNMGEKMMIKFKKYWEEYSVVLAFGAVLDPRFKLNTLVHCYNEIDPIGAKDKVEHVKSKLYKFFEVYDQNSSTTVESSSQLSSNFSQATSFAIGTQLIKIIGDLMSRNQEAEVKSGKNQLDIYLSEATLFCNDAIIDVLQWWKDNYHHFPTLSLMARDLLSIPITTVASEFAFSMGSHVLNKYRSRLLSDNVEARKIKIRKILQKEKAILQELERIEEIEQQDESSRMLSQNDSIAQVFGKEKPGRVRGVGFGPTPNQFFDPNSHALGNKVQVEETQRKLLELQAELEGEKLKRQTMEDETAAQKKKRQAMESTLIYLFHRQGEELLPDIAAEMSNLE